In the Neomonachus schauinslandi chromosome 13, ASM220157v2, whole genome shotgun sequence genome, one interval contains:
- the TOMM5 gene encoding mitochondrial import receptor subunit TOM5 homolog, whose amino-acid sequence MGPSSGRRAASEEQSVAAGSRGGKAMFRIEGLAPKLDPEEMKRKMREDVISSIRNFLIYVALLRVTPFILKKLDSI is encoded by the exons ATGGGGCCGAGTTCCGGGCGCCGGGCGGCTTCTGAAGAGCAGAGCGTGGCAGCTGGAAGCCGGGGAGGCAAAGCCATGTTCCGGATCGAGGGCCTTGCGCCGAAGCTGGACCCGGAGGAGATGAAACGGAAGATGCGCGAGGATGTGATCTCGTCCATACGGAACTTCCTCATCTACGTGGCCCTGCTGCGAGTCA caccttTTATCCTAAAGAAATTGGACAGCATATGA